One genomic segment of Brassica napus cultivar Da-Ae chromosome A3, Da-Ae, whole genome shotgun sequence includes these proteins:
- the LOC106438989 gene encoding probable WRKY transcription factor 39: MEEVEVASKSAIESCHGVLNLLSQQQTSCDSNSLMVKTSEAVSKFKRVSSLFTRGPPGHAKFRRTNNKFSPFFPQHIFLESPISFGNDATSDYTQVLAPEPLQMVPAPSMLSHRMCVEKSFLELKPPPPFRGPYQLIHNHHQQQIAYSRSSSGVNLKFDGAGSSSCYTPSVSNGSRSFVSSLSMDTSVTDYDRNSFHLSGLSHGSDQMSKKMCSGGLKCGSRSKCHCSKKRKLRVKRSIKVPAISNKIADIPPDEYSWRKYGQKPIKGSPHPRGYYKCSSVRGCPARKHVERCVDETSMLIVTYEGEHNHSRLLSSQSAHT, translated from the exons atggagGAAGTTGAAGTTGCTAGCAAATCAGCTATAGAAAGCTGTCATGGAGTCTTGAATCTCTTGTCACAACAACAAACAAGTTGTGATTCCAACTCTCTCATGGTCAAAACAAGTGAAGCAGTTTCCAAGTTCAAGAGAGTATCCTCTCTTTTCACCAGAGGACCACCAGGTCATGCAAAGTTTAGAAGaaccaacaacaagttcagcCCATTTTTTCCTCAGCATATCTTCTTGGAGAGTCCTATCTCCTTTGGTAATGATGCCACTAGTGACTACACTCAAGTTCTTGCACCAGAGCCTCTTCAAATGGTTCCAGCTCCATCGATGCTTAGCCACAGAATGTGTGTTGAGAAGTCTTTCCTGGAGCTAAAGCCGCCGCCGCCTTTTCGAGGTCCTTATCAGTTAATCCACAACCACCACCAGCAGCAGATAGCTTACTCTAGGAGCAGTAGCGGTGTGAACCTGAAGTTTGATGGAGCTGGTAGTAGTAGTTGCTATACTCCGAGTGTGTCCAACGGATCAAGATCGTTTGTATCATCTCTTAGTATGGATACTAGTGTGACGGACTACGATAGGAACTCTTTCCATTTAAGTGGATTATCACATGGGTCTGACCAGATGTCCAAGAAGATGTGCTCTGGTGGTTTGAAGTGTGGAAGTAGAAGCAAATGTCATTGCTCCAAGAAGAG GAAACTTAGGGTGAAACGATCAATCAAGGTGCCTGCAATAAGCAACAAGATTGCAGATATACCTCCAGATGAGTATTCATGGAGGAAGTATGGGCAGAAACCTATCAAAGGCTCACCACATCCACg GGGATACTACAAATGCAGCAGTGTGAGAGGCTGTCCTGCAAGGAAGCATGTGGAGCGATGTGTAGATGAAACTTCGATGTTAATTGTGACTTATGAAGGCGAGCATAACCATTCAAGACTATTGTCTTCACAATCAGCTCACACTTGA